The following are encoded together in the Brassica napus cultivar Da-Ae chromosome A9, Da-Ae, whole genome shotgun sequence genome:
- the LOC106419997 gene encoding putative oxygen-evolving enhancer protein 2-2 isoform X2 — MKTITPPSLAVSLSHSWSAPPPLAPKYHPLMPPTVKLVPNVFGKPKKNTDFTAYSGDGFIVQVPAKWNPSREVEYPGQVLRYEDNFDATSNLNVMVTPTDKKSITDYGSPEEFLSQVNYLLGKQAYFGETASEGGFDNNAVATANILDTNIQDVGGKPYYYLSVLTRTADGDEGGKHQLITATVNGGKLYICKAQAGDKRWFKGANKFVEKAATSFSVA; from the exons ATGAAGACGATAACTCCGCCGTCTCTCGCCGTCTCGCTCTCACACTCTTGGTCGGCGCCGCCGCCGTTGGCTCCAAAGTATCACCCGCTGATGCCGCCTACGGTGAAGCTGGtgc CAAATGTGTTTGGGAAGCCAAAGAAGAACACAGACTTCACTGCATACAGTGGGGATGGGTTCATTGTGCAGGTGCCAGCTAAATGGAACCCAAGCAGAGAGGTAGAGTATCCAGGACAAGTCCTTAGGTATGAAGACAACTTTGACGCCACTAGTAATCTCAATGTCATGGTCACTCCTACTGACAAGAAATCCATCACTGACTATGGTTCCCCTGAAGAGTTCCTCTCTCAG GTCAACTATCTCCTAGGTAAACAAGCTTACTTTGGTGAAACTGCCTCTGAG GGAGGTTTTGACAACAATGCAGTGGCGACAGCAAACATTTTGGACACAAACATTCAGGACGTTGGTGGGAAACCATACTATTACTTGTCGGTGTTGACAAGAACAGCAGATGGAGACGAAGGCGGTAAGCATCAGCTGATCACAGCCACTGTGAATGGAGGGAAGCTATATATCTGCAAAGCACAAGCTGGAGACAAGAGGTGGTTCAAGGGAGCCAATAAATTCGTCGAGAAAGCAGCCACTTCTTTCAGTGTTGCTTAA
- the LOC106419994 gene encoding 1-aminocyclopropane-1-carboxylate oxidase homolog 3-like, translating into METTKLASYDRVTELKAFDETKTGVKGLVDAGVSEVPRIFHHSSLKLSNPKPLSSDFTTIPTFDLGGRVFEDETKRKNVIQGIKEASEKWGFFQVINHGVPLDLLERMKDGVRGFHEQPPEVRKQYYGRDFSRTFRYSSNFDLFSSPAANWRDTFSCTIAPDPPKPEDLPEICRDVMLEYTKHVVNLGEFLFEMLSEALGLEPNHLNEMDCSKGLLMLNHYYPPCPQPDLTLGATQHSDNSFLTVLLPDEIEGLQINREGHWYDVPHVPGALIINIGDLLQLITNNKFISLEHRVLANRATRGRVSVACFFTTGVRPNPRLYGPIRELVSEENPPRYREITIRDYSAHVNAKGLDGTSALLHFKI; encoded by the exons ATGGAGACGACGAAGCTTGCTTCATACGATCGTGTAACTGAGCTTAAAGCCTTCGACGAGACCAAGACAGGTGTAAAAGGACTCGTAGACGCCGGAGTCTCAGAGGTTCCACGCATATTCCATCACTCATCTCTCAAActatcaaaccctaaaccacttTCCTCTGACTTCACGACGATCCCAACGTTTGATCTCGGAGGACGAGTCTTCGAGGACGAGACTAAGCGCAAGAACGTGATTCAAGGGATTAAAGAGGCGTCAGAGAAGTGGGGTTTCTTCCAGGTGATTAACCATGGAGTTCCTCTCGATCTTCTCGAGAGGATgaaagatggagttcgtggGTTTCATGAGCAGCCACCAGAAGTGAGGAAACAATACTACGGGCGAGATTTCAGTAGAACGTTTCGGTATTCAAGTAACTTTGATCTCTTCAGCTCTCCAGCGGCTAACTGGAGAGATACTTTCTCTTGTACCATAGCTCCAGATCCTCCGAAACCAGAGGACTTGCCAGAGATTTGTAG GGATGTTATGTTGGAATACACAAAGCATGTGGTGAATTTGGGAGAGTTTCTTTTTGAGATGTTATCAGAAGCTCTAGGGTTAGAACCTAACCATCTGAATGAGATGGATTGCTCAAAGGGTTTGCTTATGCTTAACCATTACTACCCACCCTGTCCACAGCCTGACTTAACTTTAGGCGCAACTCAGCATTCAGACAACTCTTTCCTTACGGTTCTTCTTCCAGATGAAATTGAAGGGCTTCAAATCAACCGTGAAGGGCACTGGTACGATGTTCCTCATGTTCCCGGTGCACTCATTATCAACATCGGAGATCTTCTACAA CTTATAACAAACAACAAGTTCATTAGTTTGGAGCATCGTGTATTAGCAAATAGAGCCACCAGAGGTCGAGTCTCGGTTGCGTGTTTCTTCACCACTGGTGTAAGACCGAATCCTAGGTTGTACGGACCCATTAGAGAGCTTGTGTCTGAAGAAAACCCTCCAAGGTACAGAGAGATCACCATTAGAGACTACTCTGCTCACGTCAATGCCAAAGGTCTAGACGGAACCTCTGCTTTGctccattttaaaatatga
- the LOC106419995 gene encoding PTI1-like tyrosine-protein kinase 1, with protein MRKWICCTCQIQDSNEEEHLKSSHQQSDANHKNPKPAAVAKSDAQKEPLPVEVPPLSLDEVKEKTENFGSKALIGEGSYGRVYYATLNDGVAVALKKLDVSPEAESDAEFLSQVSMVSRLKHENLVQLLGFCVDGSLRVLAYEFATMGSLHDILHGRKGVQGAQPGPTLDWTTRVRIAVEAARGLEYLHEKSQPPVIHRDIRSSNVLLFEDYKAKIADFNLSNQAPDNAARLHSTRVLGTFGYHAPEYAMTGQLTQKSDVYSFGVVLLELLTGRKPVDHTMPRGQQSLVTWATPRLSEDKVKQCIDPKLKADYPPKAVAKLAAVAALCVQYESEFRPNMSIVVKALQPLLKLAAPAPSPAPEC; from the exons ATGCGCAAGTGGATCTGTTGTACTTGTCAGATACAAGACTCCAACGAAGAGGAACACTTGAAATCTTCTCACCAGCAATCCGATG CGAATCACAAGAATCCAAAACCAGCAGCTGTTGCAAAGTCTGATGCGCAGAAGGAACCTCTTCCCGTAGAGGTTCCTCCCTTGTCTTTAGATGAAGTCAAGGAAAAGACTGAAAATTTCGGATCAAAGGCCCTCATTGGAGAAGGATCTTACGGAAGAGTGTATTACGCGACGCTGAACGATGGTGTAGCTGTTGCTCTGAAGAAACTTGATGTCTCACCTGAAGCTGAGTCAGATGCTGAGTTCTTGAGTCAG GTTTCAATGGTTTCTAGACTCAAGCATGAGAATCTCGTTCAGTTACTTGGTTTTTGCGTTGATGGAAGCCTCCGCGTCCTTGCGTACGAGTTTGCAACAATGGGATCGTTGCATGACATCTTACATG GTAGGAAGGGAGTTCAAGGAGCACAGCCAGGTCCAACACTAGACTGGACAACGAGGGTGAGAATCGCGGTAGAGGCAGCTAGGGGTTTGGAGTACCTTCACGAGAAATCTCAGCCCCCTGTAATCCATAGAGATATAAGATCCAGCAACGTTCTTCTTTTCGAAGACTACAAGGCCAAGATTGCTGATTTCAATCTCTCGAACCAAGCACCTGATAACGCTGCTCGTCTTCACTCGACAAGAGTCTTGGGAACTTTTGGTTATCATGCTCCAga ATATGCAATGACTGGACAGTTGACTCAGAAGAGTGATGTGTACAGCTTTGGGGTTGTTCTTCTAGAGCTTCTGACAGGGAGGAAACCGGTTGATCACACCATGCCTCGTGGTCAGCAAAGTCTTGTGACTTGG GCGACACCAAGACTCAGTGAAGATAAAGTTAAACAATGCATTGATCCAAAGCTTAAAGCGGATTACCCTCCAAAAGCAGTTGCTAAG CTAGCAGCTGTGGCAGCATTGTGTGTGCAATATGAATCTGAGTTTAGACCAAATATGAGCATAGTTGTGAAGGCTCTGCAGCCGCTCCTCAAACTTGCAGCTCCAGCTCCCTCTCCAGCGCCAGAGTGTTGA
- the LOC106419992 gene encoding 1-aminocyclopropane-1-carboxylate oxidase homolog 3 encodes METMKIASFDRVSELKAFDETKTGVKGLVDAGVSEVPRIFHHSSLKLSNPKPVSSDLQHLTTIPTFDLGGRIFEDETKRKNVVQGIKEASEKWGFFQVINHGVPLDLLEKMKDGVRGFHEQSPDVRKQYYVRDFSKKFMYLSNFDLFSSPAANWRDTFSCTIAPDPPKPEDLPEICRDVMLEYTKHVMTLGEFLFEILSEALGLDPNHLNEMDCSKGLLMLNHYYPPCPEPDLTLGTTQHSDTSFLTVLLPDQIEGLQVNREGYWFDVPHVPGALVINIGDLLQLVTNDKFISLEHRVLANRATQARVSIACFFTTGVRPNPRMYGPIRELVSEENPPRYRETTIRDYAAYYNAKGLDGTSALLHFKI; translated from the exons ATGGAGACGATGAAGATAGCTTCATTCGATCGTGTCAGCGAGCTTAAAGCCTTCGACGAGACCAAGACAGGTGTAAAAGGACTCGTAGACGCCGGAGTCTCAGAGGTTCCACGCATATTCCACCACTCATCTCTTAAActatcaaaccctaaaccagtTTCCTCTGACTTGCAACATCTCACAACGATCCCAACCTTTGATCTCGGAGGACGAATCTTCGAGGACGAGACTAAGCGCAAGAACGTGGTTCAAGGGATTAAAGAGGCATCAGAGAAGTGGGGTTTCTTCCAGGTGATTAACCATGGCGTCCCGCTTGATCTtttagagaagatgaaagatggagttcgtggGTTTCATGAGCAATCACCAGACGTTAGGAAACAATATTACGTGAGAGATTTCAGTAAAAAGTTTATGTATTTAAGTAACTTTGATCTCTTCAGCTCTCCAGCTGCTAACTGGAGAGATACTTTCTCTTGTACCATAGCTCCGGATCCTCCAAAACCAGAGGACTTGCCAGAGATTTGTAG GGATGTTATGTTGGAATACACAAAGCATGTGATGACTCTAGGAGAGTTTCTCTTTGAGATTTTATCAGAAGCTCTAGGGTTAGACCCTAACCATTTGAATGAGATGGATTGCTCAAAGGGTTTACTCATGCTTAACCATTACTACCCACCATGTCCAGAGCCTGACTTAACGTTAGGCACAACTCAGCATTCAGACACCTCTTTCCTTACAGTGCTTCTACCAGATCAGATTGAAGGTCTTCAAGTCAACCGTGAAGGGTATTGGTTTGATGTTCCTCACGTACCCGGTGCACTCGTTATCAACATAGGAGATCTTCTTCAG CTTGTAACAAACGACAAGTTCATTAGTTTGGAGCATCGTGTATTGGCAAATAGAGCCACACAAGCTCGAGTGTCCATCGCGTGTTTCTTCACCACTGGCGTAAGACCGAATCCTAGAATGTATGGACCCATAAGGGAGCTTGTGTCTGAAGAAAACCCTCCAAGGTACAGAGAGACAACCATTAGAGACTACGCTGCTTACTACAATGCTAAAGGACTTGATGGAACCTCTGCTTTGctccattttaaaatatga
- the LOC106419996 gene encoding 1-aminocyclopropane-1-carboxylate oxidase homolog 3-like isoform X2: METTKLASYDRVSELKAFDETKTGVKGLVEAGVSEVPRIFHHSSLKLSKSKPLSSDFTTIPTFDLGGRVFKDKTKRKNVIQGIKEASEKWGFFQVVNHGVPLDLLEKMKDGVRGFHEQPPDVRKQYYGRDFSRTFRYSSNFNLFSSPAANWIDTFACNIAPDPPKPEDLPEICRDVMLEYTKHVMNLGEFLFEMLSEALGLEPNHLNEMDCSKGLLMLNHYYPPCPQPDLTLGATQHSDNSFLTVLLPDEIEGLQINREGHWYDVPHVPGALIINIGDLLQLITNDKFISLEHRVLANRATRARVSVACFFTTGVRPNPRLYGPIRELVSEESPPR, translated from the exons atggaGACGACGAAGCTTGCTTCATACGATCGTGTCAGTGAGCTTAAAGCTTTCGACGAGACCAAGACAGGTGTAAAAGGACTCGTAGAAGCCGGAGTCTCAGAGGTTCCACGAATATTCCATCACTCATCTCTCAAACTATCAAAATCTAAACCACTTTCCTCTGACTTCACGACGATCCCAACGTTTGATCTCGGAGGACGAGTCTTTAAAGACAAGACTAAGCGCAAGAACGTGATTCAAGGGATTAAAGAGGCATCAGAAAAGTGGGGTTTCTTCCAGGTGGTTAACCATGGAGTTCCTCTCGATCTTCTCgagaagatgaaagatggagttcgtggGTTTCATGAGCAACCACCAGACGTGAGGAAACAATACTACGGGCGAGATTTTAGTAGAACGTTTCGGTATTCAAGTAATTTCAATCTCTTCAGCTCTCCAGCTGCTAACTGGATAGACACTTTCGCTTGTAACATTGCTCCAGATCCTCCAAAACCAGAGGACTTGCCAGAGATTTGTAG GGATGTTATGTTGGAATACACAAAGCATGTGATGAATTTGGGAGAGTTTCTCTTTGAGATGTTATCAGAAGCTCTAGGGTTAGAACCTAACCATCTGAATGAGATGGATTGCTCAAAGGGTTTGCTCATGCTTAACCATTACTACCCACCCTGTCCACAGCCTGACTTAACTTTAGGCGCAACTCAGCATTCAGACAACTCTTTCCTTACGGTTCTTCTTCCAGATGAAATTGAAGGGCTTCAAATCAACCGTGAAGGGCACTGGTACGATGTTCCTCATGTTCCCGGTGCACTCATTATCAACATCGGAGATCTTCTACAA CTTATAACAAACGACAAGTTCATTAGTTTGGAGCATCGTGTATTAGCAAATAGAGCCACCAGAGCTCGAGTCTCGGTTGCGTGTTTCTTCACCACGGGTGTAAGACCGAATCCTAGGTTGTACGGACCCATTAGAGAGCTTGTGTCTGAAGAAAGCCCTCCCAG ATAG
- the LOC106419997 gene encoding oxygen-evolving enhancer protein 2, chloroplastic isoform X1 — protein sequence MAYSACFLHQSALASSAARSSSSNSSQRHLSLSKPVQIVCKAQQHHEDDNSAVSRRLALTLLVGAAAVGSKVSPADAAYGEAANVFGKPKKNTDFTAYSGDGFIVQVPAKWNPSREVEYPGQVLRYEDNFDATSNLNVMVTPTDKKSITDYGSPEEFLSQVNYLLGKQAYFGETASEGGFDNNAVATANILDTNIQDVGGKPYYYLSVLTRTADGDEGGKHQLITATVNGGKLYICKAQAGDKRWFKGANKFVEKAATSFSVA from the exons atggCGTACAGCGCGTGTTTCCTACACCAGAGCGCACTAGCCTCCTCCGCCGCGCGATCATCATCTTCCAACTCATCCCAGCGCCACTTGTCACTCTCCAAACCCGTTCAGATAGTGTGTAAAGCACAACAACACCATGAAGACGATAACTCCGCCGTCTCTCGCCGTCTCGCTCTCACACTCTTGGTCGGCGCCGCCGCCGTTGGCTCCAAAGTATCACCCGCTGATGCCGCCTACGGTGAAGCTG CAAATGTGTTTGGGAAGCCAAAGAAGAACACAGACTTCACTGCATACAGTGGGGATGGGTTCATTGTGCAGGTGCCAGCTAAATGGAACCCAAGCAGAGAGGTAGAGTATCCAGGACAAGTCCTTAGGTATGAAGACAACTTTGACGCCACTAGTAATCTCAATGTCATGGTCACTCCTACTGACAAGAAATCCATCACTGACTATGGTTCCCCTGAAGAGTTCCTCTCTCAG GTCAACTATCTCCTAGGTAAACAAGCTTACTTTGGTGAAACTGCCTCTGAG GGAGGTTTTGACAACAATGCAGTGGCGACAGCAAACATTTTGGACACAAACATTCAGGACGTTGGTGGGAAACCATACTATTACTTGTCGGTGTTGACAAGAACAGCAGATGGAGACGAAGGCGGTAAGCATCAGCTGATCACAGCCACTGTGAATGGAGGGAAGCTATATATCTGCAAAGCACAAGCTGGAGACAAGAGGTGGTTCAAGGGAGCCAATAAATTCGTCGAGAAAGCAGCCACTTCTTTCAGTGTTGCTTAA
- the LOC106419996 gene encoding 1-aminocyclopropane-1-carboxylate oxidase homolog 3-like isoform X1: protein METTKLASYDRVSELKAFDETKTGVKGLVEAGVSEVPRIFHHSSLKLSKSKPLSSDFTTIPTFDLGGRVFKDKTKRKNVIQGIKEASEKWGFFQVVNHGVPLDLLEKMKDGVRGFHEQPPDVRKQYYGRDFSRTFRYSSNFNLFSSPAANWIDTFACNIAPDPPKPEDLPEICRDVMLEYTKHVMNLGEFLFEMLSEALGLEPNHLNEMDCSKGLLMLNHYYPPCPQPDLTLGATQHSDNSFLTVLLPDEIEGLQINREGHWYDVPHVPGALIINIGDLLQLITNDKFISLEHRVLANRATRARVSVACFFTTGVRPNPRLYGPIRELVSEESPPRYREITIRDYSAYFNAKGLDGTSALLHFKI from the exons atggaGACGACGAAGCTTGCTTCATACGATCGTGTCAGTGAGCTTAAAGCTTTCGACGAGACCAAGACAGGTGTAAAAGGACTCGTAGAAGCCGGAGTCTCAGAGGTTCCACGAATATTCCATCACTCATCTCTCAAACTATCAAAATCTAAACCACTTTCCTCTGACTTCACGACGATCCCAACGTTTGATCTCGGAGGACGAGTCTTTAAAGACAAGACTAAGCGCAAGAACGTGATTCAAGGGATTAAAGAGGCATCAGAAAAGTGGGGTTTCTTCCAGGTGGTTAACCATGGAGTTCCTCTCGATCTTCTCgagaagatgaaagatggagttcgtggGTTTCATGAGCAACCACCAGACGTGAGGAAACAATACTACGGGCGAGATTTTAGTAGAACGTTTCGGTATTCAAGTAATTTCAATCTCTTCAGCTCTCCAGCTGCTAACTGGATAGACACTTTCGCTTGTAACATTGCTCCAGATCCTCCAAAACCAGAGGACTTGCCAGAGATTTGTAG GGATGTTATGTTGGAATACACAAAGCATGTGATGAATTTGGGAGAGTTTCTCTTTGAGATGTTATCAGAAGCTCTAGGGTTAGAACCTAACCATCTGAATGAGATGGATTGCTCAAAGGGTTTGCTCATGCTTAACCATTACTACCCACCCTGTCCACAGCCTGACTTAACTTTAGGCGCAACTCAGCATTCAGACAACTCTTTCCTTACGGTTCTTCTTCCAGATGAAATTGAAGGGCTTCAAATCAACCGTGAAGGGCACTGGTACGATGTTCCTCATGTTCCCGGTGCACTCATTATCAACATCGGAGATCTTCTACAA CTTATAACAAACGACAAGTTCATTAGTTTGGAGCATCGTGTATTAGCAAATAGAGCCACCAGAGCTCGAGTCTCGGTTGCGTGTTTCTTCACCACGGGTGTAAGACCGAATCCTAGGTTGTACGGACCCATTAGAGAGCTTGTGTCTGAAGAAAGCCCTCCCAGGTACAGAGAGATCACTATTAGAGACTACTCTGCTTACTTCAATGCCAAAGGTCTAGATGGAACCTCTGCTTTGctccattttaaaatataa